From one Humulus lupulus chromosome 8, drHumLupu1.1, whole genome shotgun sequence genomic stretch:
- the LOC133794193 gene encoding uncharacterized protein LOC133794193 — MPKYLLPLTDHFPGRVTYRGNGYFKTIKDKFEELGLIERVKESPFKQFFMAEKLDFSASLMHQLMLRKIQCFKEDELHLHLGSRPCRFGRGEFALVTGLNFSSGPSETDLKKHLTSDRLIKEYFNDEETVKLMHLEAALKNCTIVEDAYKLGLCFFVEGVLLAREGKLNVWIDSLKMVEDTEYFFTYPWGKVSFNKLMDSCKKDMHHQKRNYEKKKEVKGKQKEAKYSLYGYVPALQYWAYEAIQQFAREYGINHGNQFPRMLSWSSNKERPISKADLAPMFKKTSLIVLSMLKPRPSEIDYYSALTEGDAPLYPGLGQEEEVETPTDFEKVAEIAAEVAKAANIFVDGPDDEDTPAPIDPTPSAPAPSVHPSPDQPDLREVLERLERVESRQDTILENQAVIMDVVNKILTFVQDLPNDSDSDSDSLDLPDDFVSHDIGTPPPIVLTANPETLGVAIIEPGDVVGVEFQLAKRKRRKPKKFEDYTDPTRKKARLDAIDDVPLVLDPLKKPLATQYRTVGKWLLGDIPNKTKRDVQSGVYGPSWFLTMKTPQFWIDDGHIDAAMHMLRRRRQFYPGAYRQDGVVMNIMFSQVVPARYDAYQTAKEADKKRFLWDSDVISMITGIDNQFLASWKGVDTVYWCQNYLQAHWFAVEASISTWTLNVYDSDVTVISDKQLQSFMKSWSTLFPSLLLQSQLFKDDPRLTIPPGAKRCKEFNVHRMPVDSVPQTKVSGDCGVYAIKHIEHLLGRLPLDTICDDNMELFRNKWTVDLWYQNVRH, encoded by the exons atgccgaagtatcttttacccttgacagatcactttcctggacgagtcacatataggggcaatggttactttaaaacaatcaaggacaagtttgaggagctcgggttgatagaaagggtgaaggaatccccattcaaacaatttttcatggCTGAGAAATTGGACTTCTCTGCATCTCTCATGCATCAATTAATGTTGCGCAAGATCCAGTGCTtcaaagaggatgagttgcatttacatttgggatctagaccctgcagatttggtagaggcgagtttgctttggttacggggttgaacttcagttccgggccatctgagactgatttgaagaaacacttgactagtgaccgcttaatcaaggagtactttaatgatgaagaaacagtgaagttaatgcatttggaggctgctttaaaaaactgcactatagttgaagatgcctacaagttgggcctatgtttctttgttgagggggttttacttgcacgagagggcaagttaaatgtctggatagattcgctgaagatggtggaggacactgagtacttctttacttacccatgggggaaggtgtcttttaacaagcttatggattcatgtaagaaagacatgcatcatcagaaaaggaactatgagaagaaaaaggaagttaaggggaaacagaaagaagcaaaatacagtttgtatggttatgtccctgcattgcagtattgggcatatgaagccatccagcagtttgcacgtgagtatggtattaaccatggaaaccagtttccgaggatgcttagttggtcgagcaataaggagcgtcctatttcgaaggccgaccttgcaccgatgttcaagaagacgagt ttgattgtgttgtccatgttgaagccccggccttcggagatagattattatagcgctctgacggagggtgatgctcccttgtatcccgggttgggccaagaagaagaggtagaaactcccactgattttgagaaggtggcggagatagctgctgaggttgcgaaggcagcaaatatttttgttgatggccctgatgatgaggataccCCAGCCCCCATCGACCCCACACCCTCGGCCCCAGCCCCATCGGTACACCCCAGTCCTGATCAACCTGATTTACGGgaggtgttggagaggttggagcgagtcgagagtcgtcaggataccatcctagagaaccaggcggtcatcatggatgttgtcaataagatcttgacattcgtacaagatcttccaaatgattctgattctgattccgactcacttgacctcccagatgattttgtctcacatgacataggcactcctcccccgatagtactcacagcaaatcctgagaccctaggtgttgctattatagaacctGGGGATGTTGTTGGTGTAGAGTTTCaattggccaagaggaaaagacgcaaacctaagaaatttgaagactacaccGACCCAACCAGAAAGAAAGCTCGTTTGGATGCGATTGATGACGTGCCATTAGTCCTCGACCCTCTAAAGAAGCCACTTGCTACACAGTACAGAACGGTCggcaagtggttgcttggagatattccgaacaagacgaagagggatgtccaatctggtgtgtatggtccgagttggtttctgacgatgaagacaccacagttttggatcgatgatggg catattgatgcggccatGCATATGCTACGTAGGCGTCGACAGTTCTATCCCGGGGCGTATCGGCAAGATGGtgttgtgatgaatattatgttctcacaagtggtaccggctcgttatgatgcatatcagactgccaaggaagcggataagaaaaggtttttgtgggattcagatgtgatatcaatgattacgggaattgacaatcaatttctggcatcgtggaagggagtagacactgtatattggtgccagaactaccttcaagcgcattggtttgcagttgaagcctccatttctacttggactctgaatgtttatgattcGGACGTGACCgtgataagtgataaacaactgcaatcttttatgaagtcatggtctactttgttcccatcgttgttattacagtcacaacttttcaaggacgaccctcggttgacgattccacctggagctaaaagatgcaaagagttcaatgtgcaccgcatgccagttgattcagtaccccaaaccaaagtcag tggagattgtggtgtgtacgccatcaagcacatcgaacacttattgggtaggctaccacttGACACGATTTGCGATGACAACATGGAGTTGTTCAGAAACAAATGGACAGTtgacttatggtatcagaatgttagacattga
- the LOC133794194 gene encoding universal stress protein PHOS34 produces the protein MTSPRSPAESELPATAILVQPSSPRFQASGTPTAGAQRKIGIAVDLSDESAFAVKWAVQNYLRPGDAVVLVHVSPTDVLYGADWGSVDATVANADDGEEAKRKLANDFDAFTTSKANDVARPLEKALIPYKIHVVKDHDMKERLCLEVERLGLSALITGSRGFGASKRETEAKLGSVSDYCVHHCVCPVIVVRSAQEKDGNGSTDLKTRKSEDDQEFHDALDN, from the coding sequence ATGACATCCCCGAGAAGCCCAGCTGAATCGGAACTTCCGGCCACTGCAATACTGGTCCAACCATCTTCCCCGAGATTTCAGGCAAGTGGGACTCCCACTGCTGGTGCCCAGCGGAAGATTGGCATAGCCGTTGACCTCAGCGACGAGAGCGCCTTCGCTGTCAAATGGGCCGTCCAGAACTACCTCCGCCCCGGAGACGCTGTCGTCCTCGTCCACGTCAGCCCCACGGACGTCCTCTACGGTGCGGATTGGGGCTCTGTCGATGCCACGGTGGCCAACGCCGACGACGGCGAGGAGGCGAAGCGGAAGCTCGCTAACGACTTCGATGCCTTTACGACATCCAAAGCCAACGACGTCGCTCGGCCACTGGAGAAGGCGTTGATCCCTTACAAGATCCATGTTGTGAAGGATCACGACATGAAGGAGCGGCTTTGCTTGGAGGTGGAGCGCCTTGGTCTCAGTGCCCTTATCACGGGCAGTCGAGGCTTCGGCGCCTCCAAGCGTGAGACCGAAGCTAAGCTTGGTAGCGTTAGTGATTACTGTGTTCATCACTGTGTTTGTCCCGTTATTGTGGTTAGGTCTGCCCAAGAAAAGGACGGGAATGGTTCTACTGATCTTAAGACTCGTAAATCGGAGGACGACCAAGAGTTTCACGATGCTTTGGACAACTAA
- the LOC133794195 gene encoding protein BFR2-like isoform X1 — MMKKCELCDSPAKMYCDSDRASLCWDCDARVHSANFLVAKHSRTLLCRVCQSLTPWSGSGPKLSPTVSVCQNCVKGCYQNDTRIQPNDNEEEEGEEDDDDDDDYEDDSEEDTDEDVSNDDGGGRDEDNDEENQVVPWTNNPPPPVPSSSSSSGESSKSNGLFSSREKLSESETTFFWKRSFSKAGFS; from the exons ATGATGAAGAAGTGTGAGCTCTGTGATTCACCAGCAAAGATGTACTGTGACTCGGATCGGGCTAGCCTATGCTGGGACTGCGATGCCCGAGTCCACAGCGCAAACTTCCTGGTAGCTAAGCATTCGAGGACTCTGCTCTGCCGTGTGTGTCAATCTTTGACGCCTTGGAGCGGCTCAGGCCCCAAACTCAGCCCCACTGTCTCGGTCTGCCAAAACTGTGTTAAGGGCTGCTATCAAAACGACACCAGAATCCAACCAAACGATAACgaagaggaagaaggagaagaagacgACGACGATGATGATGATTACGAAGATGACAGTGAAGAAGACACCGATGAGGATGTTAGTAATGATGATGGTGGTGGTAGGGACGAAGACAACGATGAAGAGAATCAAGTAGTTCCATGGACAAATAATCCACCTCCACCAGTGCCAAGCTCTTCAAGTTCAAGTGGCGAGTCTTCCAAGTCCAACGGCTTGTTTAGCAGTCGAGAAAAGCTTTCTGAATCAGAAACGACATTTTTCTGGAAA AGAAGCTTTTCAAAAGCAGGGTTTTCATAA
- the LOC133794195 gene encoding zinc finger protein CONSTANS-LIKE 4-like isoform X2: protein MMKKCELCDSPAKMYCDSDRASLCWDCDARVHSANFLVAKHSRTLLCRVCQSLTPWSGSGPKLSPTVSVCQNCVKGCYQNDTRIQPNDNEEEEGEEDDDDDDDYEDDSEEDTDEDVSNDDGGGRDEDNDEENQVVPWTNNPPPPVPSSSSSSGESSKSNGLFSSREKLSESETTFFWKV, encoded by the exons ATGATGAAGAAGTGTGAGCTCTGTGATTCACCAGCAAAGATGTACTGTGACTCGGATCGGGCTAGCCTATGCTGGGACTGCGATGCCCGAGTCCACAGCGCAAACTTCCTGGTAGCTAAGCATTCGAGGACTCTGCTCTGCCGTGTGTGTCAATCTTTGACGCCTTGGAGCGGCTCAGGCCCCAAACTCAGCCCCACTGTCTCGGTCTGCCAAAACTGTGTTAAGGGCTGCTATCAAAACGACACCAGAATCCAACCAAACGATAACgaagaggaagaaggagaagaagacgACGACGATGATGATGATTACGAAGATGACAGTGAAGAAGACACCGATGAGGATGTTAGTAATGATGATGGTGGTGGTAGGGACGAAGACAACGATGAAGAGAATCAAGTAGTTCCATGGACAAATAATCCACCTCCACCAGTGCCAAGCTCTTCAAGTTCAAGTGGCGAGTCTTCCAAGTCCAACGGCTTGTTTAGCAGTCGAGAAAAGCTTTCTGAATCAGAAACGACATTTTTCTGGAAAGTAT AG